The Bacteroidota bacterium genome window below encodes:
- a CDS encoding DUF4287 domain-containing protein has translation MSFQAYLDNIKAKTGKTPDDFKNLAAKNGLLKAGTKAGQIVAWLKKDFELGHGHAMAIYAVLKSSIPIEKKSSKK, from the coding sequence ATGTCGTTTCAAGCATATCTCGATAACATTAAAGCAAAAACAGGTAAAACACCTGACGATTTTAAAAATCTCGCAGCAAAAAATGGATTGTTAAAAGCTGGAACAAAAGCCGGACAAATTGTTGCGTGGCTGAAAAAAGATTTTGAACTCGGGCATGGACATGCAATGGCGATTTATGCAGTACTAAAATCGTCCATTCCAATTGAAAAAAAATCTTCAAAAAAATAA
- a CDS encoding YciI family protein, with translation MKFLCLGYLDREKMKDLPQSEIDAIMRECRPYSEKLYNTGQVIVDTGLEAVGKSVRRVNGTVTITDGPFTETKEIIGGAFLIEANDMDEAIRIASLHPAVQMTAGEQFGWGIEVRPLHTFESPELKV, from the coding sequence ATGAAATTTTTATGTTTGGGTTATTTAGATCGGGAAAAAATGAAAGACCTTCCTCAATCTGAAATTGATGCTATTATGCGGGAATGCCGCCCCTATTCAGAAAAGCTGTACAACACCGGGCAGGTGATTGTTGATACCGGCCTCGAAGCTGTCGGTAAAAGTGTGCGGCGCGTGAATGGTACAGTAACGATCACCGACGGTCCCTTCACAGAAACCAAGGAAATAATCGGCGGCGCATTCCTGATAGAAGCGAACGATATGGACGAAGCCATCCGAATTGCTTCGTTGCATCCGGCAGTTCAAATGACCGCGGGAGAACAATTTGGCTGGGGAATCGAGGTTCGTCCTCTTCACACATTTGAAAGTCCTGAATTAAAAGTATAG
- a CDS encoding DUF4199 domain-containing protein, translated as MRKIVLFYGTMSGLLMVLMFVITFYLIDQGILKEHSELLGYATMLVVLSLIFFGIKSFRDKHGNGTITFWKGLKVGLAIASIASFFYATGWEVYYNGMPGVKENFMNKYTDSLIAKMKQEGSAQEKIDAKIKEMESMKEMYKNPFIRYGMTLAEIFPVGLVISLISAGVLRKKEILPAA; from the coding sequence ATGCGTAAGATTGTACTCTTCTACGGCACTATGTCCGGACTGTTGATGGTCCTGATGTTCGTCATCACTTTTTATCTGATAGACCAGGGAATCCTAAAGGAACATTCGGAATTGCTGGGTTATGCAACGATGCTCGTCGTCTTGTCCCTGATCTTCTTTGGCATAAAATCGTTCCGTGACAAGCACGGCAATGGAACAATCACTTTTTGGAAAGGGCTTAAGGTAGGATTAGCAATTGCTTCCATCGCATCGTTCTTTTATGCAACAGGATGGGAAGTGTATTATAACGGTATGCCGGGGGTGAAAGAGAACTTCATGAATAAATACACCGATTCACTTATCGCTAAAATGAAACAAGAAGGATCGGCACAGGAGAAGATCGACGCAAAGATAAAAGAGATGGAGAGCATGAAAGAGATGTATAAAAATCCGTTCATCCGCTACGGCATGACATTGGCAGAGATCTTCCCAGTGGGACTTGTCATCTCATTGATCAGCGCGGGCGTGCTGAGGAAAAAAGAAATACTGCCGGCAGCTTAA
- a CDS encoding dihydrofolate reductase family protein, with protein sequence MGKLVMWNLMTLDGYFEGTKKWDLDFHNKVWGDELEQLSIEQLRQCNSLVFGRVTFEGMAAYWTTATGEGEVAGFMNSIPKIVFSRTLTKADWNNTRLVKDNIAGEIATLKQSKKDSYIFGSADLSATLMKLGLIDEYRICVVPVVLGGGTPLFKLNSEQLKLQLLSTQVLKNGGVILRYASNTNN encoded by the coding sequence ATGGGTAAGCTTGTAATGTGGAATTTGATGACACTGGACGGCTACTTTGAAGGAACAAAGAAATGGGACCTGGATTTTCACAACAAAGTGTGGGGCGATGAACTTGAACAGTTGTCCATTGAACAATTGAGGCAATGCAATTCTCTGGTGTTCGGACGGGTAACCTTTGAAGGGATGGCGGCATATTGGACAACCGCAACAGGCGAAGGTGAAGTTGCCGGTTTTATGAACAGCATTCCGAAAATCGTTTTCTCCAGGACTCTTACCAAAGCCGATTGGAACAATACGCGGTTAGTGAAAGATAATATTGCAGGAGAAATTGCAACGTTGAAACAATCAAAAAAAGATTCTTACATCTTCGGCAGCGCGGACCTTTCAGCGACACTAATGAAACTCGGATTGATTGACGAATACAGAATTTGCGTTGTACCGGTCGTTCTCGGCGGAGGAACCCCTCTCTTCAAACTAAATTCTGAACAATTGAAATTACAACTGCTCAGTACGCAAGTGCTAAAAAACGGCGGTGTTATACTTCGCTACGCAAGCAATACAAACAACTAA
- a CDS encoding FAD-binding oxidoreductase — protein MDQTNIKIFHREFSGEIILPDNAAYEKARATFIHKGSPALVVRPNSSDDVAVAIRFAQNNSLLLSIRSGGHNGAGLGTNNGGLVIDLSAMNNIRLIDREKHIVRIESGAIWKNVALALQEHGLALSSGDSTTVGVGGLALGGGIGWMVRKYGLTIDSLVAAEVVTADGRVLRASAIEHADLFWAIRGGGGNFGVVTNFEFAAHPVNKVYSGMIIYALENVPALLKGWRDYMRVATEDLTVMFLLMPSFMGNPPSAIAWCCYAGDDEASAMKAIDPLLQIGNVVQNLVTKKNYADVLEDPHPPEGMKIIVNNGFTEKFSDEFIHTVAKHYGKDNSPVLQIRSVGGAMNRVTPNATAFAHRNSEALFISATFLPLNASDSDTEKAMIPWNSIFPFTFGAYVNFFSEATEKEVSIVYPKTTYERLAMIKKVYDPKNIFNQNYNIPPAR, from the coding sequence ATGGATCAAACAAACATAAAAATTTTTCACCGTGAATTTTCCGGCGAAATTATTTTACCCGATAATGCAGCATACGAAAAAGCCCGCGCAACATTTATTCACAAAGGTTCACCGGCGCTGGTTGTTCGTCCGAACAGCTCAGATGATGTGGCCGTCGCAATCCGTTTTGCGCAAAACAATTCGCTGCTTCTTTCCATTCGTAGCGGAGGGCATAATGGAGCAGGACTAGGAACGAACAACGGTGGATTAGTTATCGATCTTTCGGCGATGAACAACATCCGGCTTATTGATAGAGAGAAACATATTGTTCGTATTGAATCGGGTGCAATTTGGAAGAATGTAGCCCTGGCGCTGCAAGAGCATGGACTTGCGCTTTCGTCCGGTGATTCAACAACAGTTGGTGTCGGCGGATTGGCGCTCGGCGGCGGTATTGGGTGGATGGTGAGAAAATATGGATTGACAATTGACAGTCTGGTTGCGGCGGAAGTTGTAACGGCTGATGGCAGAGTATTGCGTGCAAGCGCGATTGAACATGCGGATCTCTTTTGGGCGATTCGAGGCGGCGGGGGAAACTTTGGCGTTGTTACCAATTTTGAATTTGCCGCCCATCCGGTCAATAAAGTGTATTCCGGAATGATCATTTACGCGCTTGAAAATGTTCCGGCGTTACTCAAAGGCTGGCGTGATTACATGCGGGTTGCAACAGAAGATCTCACCGTGATGTTTCTGTTGATGCCGTCATTCATGGGAAATCCTCCCTCGGCAATTGCATGGTGCTGCTATGCAGGGGACGATGAAGCATCGGCGATGAAGGCGATTGATCCGCTGCTTCAGATAGGGAACGTTGTTCAAAATTTAGTTACAAAGAAAAATTATGCCGACGTACTCGAAGATCCTCATCCGCCCGAAGGAATGAAGATTATTGTCAACAACGGCTTCACCGAAAAATTCAGTGATGAATTCATTCACACCGTTGCGAAGCATTACGGTAAGGATAATAGTCCGGTATTGCAGATACGAAGTGTTGGAGGCGCGATGAACCGCGTTACTCCGAATGCAACGGCGTTCGCTCATCGCAACAGTGAGGCATTGTTTATTTCGGCAACATTTTTGCCGCTGAATGCATCCGACAGCGATACGGAGAAAGCGATGATTCCGTGGAATTCAATCTTTCCGTTTACTTTCGGCGCGTATGTCAATTTTTTCAGCGAGGCGACCGAGAAAGAAGTTTCTATTGTGTATCCCAAAACAACATACGAACGCCTAGCAATGATCAAAAAGGTATACGATCCAAAAAATATTTTTAATCAGAATTACAATATCCCGCCGGCACGTTAA
- a CDS encoding DUF1428 domain-containing protein, translating into MGKYVDGFVIPISKKKLPAYRKMAQVGAKVWKKHGALEYFECIGDDLNPALPGVKFPKMAKTKKGETVIFSFIVYKSRKHRDSVNAKVMNDPIMNQPMNMPMPFDMKRMAFGGFKTIVAF; encoded by the coding sequence ATGGGTAAATATGTTGATGGTTTTGTCATTCCGATATCAAAAAAGAAACTTCCGGCGTACCGGAAAATGGCCCAAGTTGGCGCGAAGGTCTGGAAGAAACATGGCGCGCTGGAATATTTCGAATGCATCGGCGACGATCTTAATCCGGCACTTCCAGGAGTTAAATTTCCAAAAATGGCGAAGACAAAAAAAGGTGAAACGGTGATATTCTCATTCATCGTGTACAAATCGCGCAAGCACCGAGATAGCGTGAATGCCAAGGTGATGAACGATCCGATCATGAATCAACCGATGAATATGCCAATGCCGTTCGATATGAAGCGGATGGCGTTCGGAGGATTCAAAACAATTGTCGCGTTCTAA
- a CDS encoding SRPBCC family protein — protein sequence MKKIIVRTLAALAAIVAVILIVASTKPDTFRIERTTSIKASSEKISTLISNFHKWNSWSPFEKLDPAMKRTFSGSNEGLGAVYEWEGNSNAGSGRMEVLNVSSSKITIKLDFFKPFEAHNTAEFTLEPDGEFTKVTWAMHGPNQFLGKVMTVFMSMDAMVGKQFETGLSNLKSVSEM from the coding sequence ATGAAAAAAATAATTGTTCGAACACTTGCGGCACTTGCCGCCATTGTTGCCGTTATTCTTATTGTTGCATCGACCAAGCCGGATACATTCCGCATTGAACGAACAACAAGCATAAAAGCATCGTCGGAAAAAATTTCAACACTTATCAGCAATTTCCACAAATGGAATTCATGGTCGCCGTTTGAAAAACTGGACCCGGCAATGAAAAGAACATTCAGCGGCTCCAACGAAGGACTCGGTGCTGTGTATGAGTGGGAAGGAAATTCCAATGCCGGTTCAGGCCGCATGGAAGTGCTGAATGTTTCTTCGTCAAAAATTACGATCAAACTGGATTTTTTTAAACCGTTTGAAGCGCATAACACAGCAGAATTTACGCTTGAACCTGATGGAGAATTCACAAAAGTAACCTGGGCAATGCATGGACCAAATCAATTTTTAGGAAAAGTTATGACCGTTTTTATGAGTATGGATGCAATGGTAGGTAAACAATTCGAGACCGGTCTTTCGAATTTAAAATCTGTTTCCGAAATGTAG
- a CDS encoding response regulator — protein sequence MSDQPVNILLVEDNPHHAELAMRALKMHNLAEHFVWVKTGEDAIDFIFCRGEFASRTIGHAPKVVLLDLKLPKKSGLDVLREIRSDERTKDIPVVMLTTSREQKDIVEGHNLGLNGYVVKPDDFEKFAEAIRSVGYYWLVLNQQPKKK from the coding sequence ATGTCAGATCAACCTGTAAATATCCTGCTTGTGGAGGACAATCCTCACCATGCAGAACTTGCCATGAGAGCTTTAAAGATGCATAATCTTGCCGAACACTTTGTCTGGGTAAAGACCGGAGAAGACGCAATAGATTTCATCTTCTGCCGCGGCGAATTTGCTTCACGAACGATTGGGCATGCACCAAAGGTTGTGTTGTTGGACTTGAAGCTCCCAAAGAAAAGCGGATTGGATGTTCTGAGAGAAATCCGTTCTGACGAACGAACAAAAGATATTCCAGTGGTGATGCTAACAACTTCCCGTGAGCAAAAAGATATTGTGGAAGGTCATAATTTAGGATTAAATGGATACGTTGTGAAGCCGGATGATTTTGAAAAATTCGCCGAAGCGATCCGGAGTGTCGGATATTACTGGCTCGTACTCAACCAGCAGCCGAAGAAGAAATAA
- a CDS encoding YciI family protein, which translates to MKYICLGYLDENLFNSFSEQQQKDFIDQCMRYDKELRKNRNFVGGEALQSIRTATTIRYKNGKPFITDGPFAETKEQLGGIMILEARDLNHAIQLMSNHPSTRLGGTWEIRPADEQINALYQEGEKYSITS; encoded by the coding sequence ATGAAATACATTTGTCTCGGTTACTTAGATGAGAATTTATTCAATTCATTTTCAGAACAGCAACAAAAAGATTTTATCGATCAATGCATGAGGTATGACAAAGAACTGCGTAAGAATCGCAACTTTGTCGGTGGTGAAGCGCTGCAAAGCATTAGAACAGCAACAACCATCAGATACAAAAACGGAAAACCTTTTATTACCGACGGACCGTTTGCAGAAACAAAGGAACAACTTGGCGGCATTATGATTCTTGAAGCGCGGGATCTGAACCACGCCATTCAATTAATGTCGAACCATCCGTCAACACGGCTGGGTGGAACATGGGAGATTCGTCCCGCGGATGAACAGATCAATGCGTTGTATCAGGAAGGGGAAAAATATTCCATAACTTCATGA
- a CDS encoding LuxR C-terminal-related transcriptional regulator, which produces MRKTTILYGVAMAALLFVLKFIEYQFIIRDLSEEFYIGFIALLFTSLGIWIGWKLTHRPLLPQSPDFHPDATTLEALGISKREHEVLVLIAHGLSNREIAEKLFLSPHTIKSHSSSLFLKLNARRRTEAIKRAQELRILG; this is translated from the coding sequence ATGCGAAAAACGACCATACTATATGGTGTCGCCATGGCGGCATTGTTGTTCGTGCTAAAGTTTATCGAATACCAATTCATCATTCGCGATCTCTCTGAAGAGTTTTATATCGGATTCATCGCACTGCTGTTTACATCGCTCGGAATTTGGATCGGGTGGAAACTGACACATCGTCCTCTCCTGCCGCAGTCTCCGGACTTCCATCCCGATGCGACAACGCTCGAAGCACTCGGCATCAGCAAACGAGAACATGAAGTACTTGTATTGATAGCGCATGGACTTTCTAATCGCGAGATTGCGGAGAAACTTTTCCTCTCCCCGCACACAATCAAATCGCATTCTTCCAGTCTCTTTCTAAAACTGAATGCACGGCGCAGAACCGAAGCAATTAAACGGGCGCAAGAACTGCGGATTCTTGGATAG
- a CDS encoding SRPBCC family protein, which yields MTTAKKQMITIETTVNAPIEKVWKMWNAPEDITKWATGSPDWHTPYAENDLRVGGKFLSRMSAKDGSASFDFIGTYDDVQTHKTITYTMEDGRTAKIMFTNTGKAVKIVETFEAETENTPELQRAGWQTILDNFKKHVETTA from the coding sequence ATGACAACAGCAAAGAAACAAATGATCACCATTGAAACAACGGTCAACGCGCCGATTGAAAAAGTGTGGAAAATGTGGAATGCGCCCGAAGATATTACGAAATGGGCTACAGGATCACCCGATTGGCACACACCGTACGCAGAAAACGATCTTCGTGTCGGCGGAAAATTCCTTTCTCGAATGTCCGCGAAAGATGGCAGCGCAAGTTTCGATTTTATCGGAACGTACGATGATGTGCAAACACACAAAACAATTACATACACAATGGAAGATGGCAGAACAGCGAAGATCATGTTTACGAATACAGGAAAAGCAGTAAAGATTGTAGAGACGTTCGAGGCAGAAACAGAGAATACGCCGGAATTGCAGCGGGCCGGATGGCAGACGATTTTAGATAATTTTAAGAAACATGTTGAAACAACAGCTTAA
- a CDS encoding dihydrofolate reductase family protein, which produces MRKVVFGINITLDGVCDYTNGIADDELHEYFTGLLRSADIDIFGRNTYHLMYPYWHDVAMNKSESKAVNEFASTYDSIPKIVFSKTLTSVEWNNTTLLRSNLQEEIMKLKQQPGKNISIGSLSIAAFLTQLGLIDEYYLLVHPIIAGKGPRLFDGINNKINLTLVDTKKFASGVVVLHYIKNKKENQ; this is translated from the coding sequence ATGAGAAAAGTAGTGTTTGGAATCAATATAACACTGGATGGCGTGTGTGATTATACCAATGGAATTGCTGACGATGAACTGCACGAGTACTTCACCGGGCTCTTGCGAAGTGCAGACATCGATATCTTCGGGCGCAACACCTATCATTTGATGTACCCGTATTGGCACGACGTCGCGATGAATAAATCGGAATCGAAAGCTGTCAACGAATTTGCCAGCACGTATGATTCGATCCCGAAGATCGTCTTTTCAAAAACGTTAACGAGTGTGGAATGGAACAACACGACGCTTCTGCGTTCAAATCTTCAAGAAGAGATCATGAAATTGAAACAGCAGCCCGGAAAAAATATTTCCATCGGCAGCTTGAGCATTGCCGCATTTCTTACGCAACTCGGTCTGATCGATGAATATTATCTCTTGGTTCATCCGATAATTGCAGGAAAAGGTCCCCGCTTATTCGATGGAATCAATAATAAAATTAATCTTACACTCGTTGACACCAAAAAATTTGCGTCAGGTGTAGTTGTTCTTCATTACATAAAAAATAAAAAGGAGAATCAATAA
- a CDS encoding alpha/beta hydrolase, with protein MNTVISKDGTTIAYDKIGNGQPIILIDGALCYRSFGPMAKLAPLLAKHFIVYWYDRRGRGDSTDKKPYSVDREVEDIDALIKEAGGSAFLLGLSSGAGLAIRAASNGLNIKKMALYEPPYVWDKNKGKPAVDHESELKKILATGNRGKAVKYFMVTMVGAPAIAAFIMQLMPMWKKLKAVAHTLPYDSAIMGNWSVPEEKISSITIPTLIAGGGKSPATLRNPVELIAKLLPNGTLKILEGQTHNVKAEVLAAIVIEFFTK; from the coding sequence ATGAACACAGTCATTTCAAAGGACGGAACAACGATTGCCTACGACAAAATAGGAAATGGACAACCGATCATTCTTATTGACGGCGCGCTTTGTTACCGTTCATTCGGACCGATGGCGAAACTCGCTCCGCTGCTTGCAAAACATTTCATTGTTTATTGGTACGATCGCCGCGGACGCGGAGACAGCACGGATAAGAAACCATATTCTGTCGATCGTGAAGTTGAAGATATAGATGCGCTTATCAAAGAAGCAGGAGGTTCCGCATTTCTTCTTGGTCTTTCATCTGGCGCAGGTCTTGCGATTCGAGCAGCATCAAATGGACTCAATATTAAGAAGATGGCGTTGTACGAGCCGCCGTATGTATGGGATAAAAACAAAGGGAAACCTGCGGTTGATCATGAATCGGAGTTGAAAAAAATATTAGCCACCGGCAATCGCGGCAAAGCGGTGAAATATTTTATGGTGACAATGGTTGGAGCACCGGCGATTGCCGCATTCATCATGCAATTGATGCCGATGTGGAAAAAATTAAAAGCGGTCGCACATACACTGCCATATGATTCGGCGATCATGGGAAATTGGTCTGTGCCGGAGGAAAAAATATCTTCCATAACAATCCCTACGCTCATTGCTGGTGGTGGAAAAAGCCCCGCGACGTTGCGGAATCCGGTAGAATTGATCGCCAAACTTCTTCCGAATGGAACGCTCAAAATACTGGAAGGTCAAACGCACAATGTGAAAGCAGAGGTGCTCGCCGCAATCGTAATAGAATTCTTTACCAAATAA
- a CDS encoding PAS domain S-box protein, protein MQPQQPDLQELYEKLRESEEKYRRFVENAADIIYRTDGEGRFIYVNPVSLRIFGYTEEEFMGKHYLELFHPDFRNKARQYYATQFFNGQYTSYLEFPAINKEGKQFWLGQNVQPLMENGQIFGFQAVARDITERVIAEEAMKRSDEEVRKLNAELEQRVAERTAQLENANKELEAFSYSVSHDLRAPLLTINGFTQFLGMHLGEKLDDEGKRLLSIIRTNTQTMQNLISALLMLSKTNKKELEMTQIDMQELALETFNDIASPEALQKIVITIPEMPEARGDRLLLRQVWSNLLSNAIKFTLAKDERTIIVGGRSEENRNVYFVKDSGAGFDMKDAGKLFGVFSRLHSDEEFEGTGIGLSIVRRAIHRHKGEVWAEGEVGKGATFYFVLPVG, encoded by the coding sequence ATGCAACCACAACAGCCTGATCTGCAAGAATTGTACGAGAAACTTCGCGAAAGCGAAGAGAAGTACCGCCGTTTCGTGGAAAACGCTGCCGACATCATCTATCGCACAGATGGCGAAGGACGATTCATTTATGTTAATCCCGTCAGTTTGAGAATTTTTGGATACACCGAAGAAGAGTTCATGGGAAAACATTACCTGGAACTTTTCCATCCCGATTTTCGAAATAAAGCTCGTCAGTATTATGCAACGCAGTTTTTCAACGGACAGTACACTTCCTACCTTGAATTTCCCGCAATCAATAAAGAAGGAAAACAATTTTGGCTGGGACAAAATGTTCAGCCATTGATGGAGAACGGACAGATTTTCGGATTTCAGGCCGTCGCACGCGACATCACGGAACGTGTCATTGCAGAAGAGGCAATGAAGCGTTCGGATGAAGAGGTTAGGAAATTAAATGCGGAATTGGAACAGCGTGTTGCGGAACGGACAGCGCAGCTGGAAAACGCGAATAAAGAATTGGAAGCGTTCAGTTACTCCGTTTCACACGACCTTCGCGCACCTCTGCTGACGATTAATGGATTTACACAATTCCTGGGGATGCACCTTGGAGAGAAGCTGGATGATGAAGGGAAACGGCTCCTCTCCATCATCCGCACAAATACCCAGACAATGCAGAACCTCATCTCTGCCCTGCTGATGCTTTCCAAGACCAATAAAAAAGAGCTGGAAATGACGCAGATTGATATGCAAGAGTTAGCGTTGGAGACATTTAACGATATCGCCTCTCCGGAAGCACTGCAAAAGATTGTAATCACTATCCCGGAAATGCCGGAAGCCCGCGGGGACAGGTTGTTATTGCGCCAGGTCTGGAGCAACTTGCTTTCCAACGCGATTAAATTTACTTTAGCGAAAGATGAACGGACGATCATCGTGGGAGGGCGAAGTGAAGAAAACAGAAATGTCTATTTTGTGAAAGATTCCGGTGCCGGATTTGATATGAAAGATGCGGGGAAACTGTTCGGTGTTTTCTCACGTTTACATTCGGATGAGGAGTTTGAAGGGACGGGAATCGGGCTTTCAATTGTTCGCCGAGCAATTCATCGTCACAAAGGGGAAGTCTGGGCTGAAGGTGAGGTCGGAAAAGGGGCAACGTTTTATTTTGTCCTGCCTGTAGGATAA
- the mgrA gene encoding L-glyceraldehyde 3-phosphate reductase → MPYLPSSDRYKSMQYRRCGKSGIKLPAISLGLWHNFGHVDDYENCRNIIHLAFDSGITHFDLANNYGPPPGSAEENFGKILKQDLLGHRDEMIISTKAGYYMWEGPYGEWGSKKYLVSSLDQSLQRMGLEYVDIFYSHRPDPETPLEETMSALDLIVRQGKALYVGISNYRNEEAVKAIAILKQLGTLCLIHQPKYSMFERWVEGGLMDILDQNGVGCIPFSPLAQGLLTNRYLNGVPNDSRAGKPHGFLKTAQITEDKLNKIRKLNEIAKKRNQSLAQMALSWLLKDQRITSVLIGASKPEQLADSLKCLSNTEFDSNILAEIEGILK, encoded by the coding sequence ATGCCCTATCTTCCTTCTTCTGACCGTTACAAATCAATGCAATACCGTCGCTGCGGCAAAAGCGGAATCAAACTGCCTGCCATTTCACTCGGTCTCTGGCACAATTTCGGTCATGTGGATGATTACGAGAATTGCCGAAACATTATCCATCTCGCATTCGACAGCGGCATCACTCACTTCGATCTCGCAAATAATTACGGACCACCCCCCGGTTCTGCTGAAGAAAATTTCGGAAAGATTTTAAAACAAGATCTGCTCGGTCATCGGGATGAAATGATCATTTCTACCAAAGCGGGATATTATATGTGGGAAGGTCCATACGGCGAGTGGGGTTCAAAAAAATATCTTGTATCCAGTCTCGATCAGAGTCTTCAAAGAATGGGACTTGAATATGTTGATATCTTTTATTCTCACCGCCCTGATCCGGAAACACCATTGGAAGAAACAATGTCTGCTCTTGATCTAATCGTCCGGCAGGGAAAAGCGTTGTATGTCGGCATTTCCAATTATCGCAATGAGGAAGCTGTAAAAGCAATCGCCATTTTAAAACAATTGGGAACTCTCTGCCTGATCCATCAACCAAAATATTCCATGTTTGAACGATGGGTTGAAGGAGGATTAATGGATATTCTTGATCAAAACGGTGTTGGATGTATTCCGTTCTCTCCTCTCGCTCAAGGATTGCTCACCAATCGATATTTGAACGGCGTTCCAAACGATTCGCGTGCTGGAAAACCACATGGGTTCTTAAAGACTGCACAAATTACAGAAGACAAACTCAACAAGATCCGTAAGTTGAATGAGATAGCAAAAAAAAGAAACCAGTCACTCGCTCAGATGGCACTGTCATGGCTTCTGAAAGATCAACGGATTACTTCCGTCCTGATCGGTGCAAGCAAACCGGAGCAGTTGGCGGATTCTTTAAAATGTCTTTCTAATACCGAATTTGATTCAAACATCCTTGCAGAGATCGAAGGAATTTTGAAGTAG
- a CDS encoding alpha/beta hydrolase, translated as MFKKIFTTMLFVFTSSFTQTSSPKGNYASVNGLKMYYEIHLPDVQAGGDNSGTPPLILIHGGGSTITTTFGTILPMLAKHRIIVAVELQGHGHTSDRNSPESFEQDADDVATLLQTLAITQADFLGFSNGGNTAIQIAVRHSEIVHKLILASTFYKREGLIPGFFDGMKQASLAVMPQLLKDAFLQINPDTNKLLAMFNKDKERMLRFKDWREETMSSIKAPTFIINGDRDVILADHALAMSKLISNSRLMILPAQHGSYIGVAENPNPEKHMIELTVPMIEEFLDAPMPVEDSTRREKK; from the coding sequence ATGTTCAAAAAAATTTTCACAACCATGCTTTTTGTTTTCACATCATCGTTCACACAGACATCATCACCGAAGGGAAATTATGCTTCCGTGAACGGCTTAAAGATGTACTATGAAATCCACCTGCCCGACGTTCAGGCGGGCGGAGATAATTCCGGTACGCCACCGCTCATATTGATCCACGGAGGGGGATCCACCATTACGACAACATTCGGAACAATTCTTCCTATGCTGGCAAAGCATCGAATCATTGTTGCCGTTGAATTGCAAGGTCATGGGCACACCAGCGATAGAAATTCACCTGAAAGTTTCGAACAGGATGCGGACGATGTCGCAACGCTTTTACAAACACTTGCCATTACACAAGCAGATTTTCTTGGATTCAGCAACGGAGGAAATACCGCAATTCAAATTGCCGTTCGACACTCTGAAATTGTACACAAACTTATTCTTGCTTCAACATTTTATAAAAGAGAAGGTTTGATCCCGGGATTCTTCGACGGAATGAAACAAGCATCCTTAGCCGTTATGCCTCAATTGTTAAAAGATGCATTTCTGCAAATAAATCCCGACACAAACAAACTGCTGGCAATGTTCAATAAAGACAAAGAGCGGATGTTACGATTTAAAGATTGGAGGGAGGAAACCATGAGTTCAATAAAAGCACCAACATTCATCATCAACGGCGACCGAGACGTCATCCTGGCCGATCACGCTTTAGCGATGTCAAAATTAATTTCAAATTCACGTTTGATGATTCTTCCTGCACAGCATGGTTCTTATATCGGCGTGGCAGAAAATCCAAATCCGGAAAAGCACATGATTGAATTGACTGTTCCAATGATCGAAGAATTTCTTGATGCGCCGATGCCTGTCGAAGACTCGACTCGTCGAGAAAAGAAATAG